The Pirellulales bacterium region CAACTTTCCCTACAGCTCTGCGTTTCGCACCTACCTGGGCTATAACTTCACGCCCTCATCCGCCCTGCAATTCACCTATTTTCACTTGGGCGACAGCGCCTCGATCAGCGCCACGCCCGGAGCGCCGAACCAATACTTTGTCGACGCCTATACGGGCCGCACCAATTTCGGAGACTCGACCACATCGAACTCGTCGGTGCGGCTGAACGTCTTCGACCTGGACTGGATGGGCCGCTATTCGGTGGGCGACGGCCGGCTGAGCCTGCGTCCCGCCGCCGGTGCCCGCTGGGCCGACGTGCGGCAGCACAACGACACGTCCGTGTTCGCTCCCGGCGGCAGCATCATCGACACCGGAACGTTCAACAGCCATTTCACCGGCTTCGGCCCGCACTTTTCGCTGTTCGGACAGTATCGCCTGCGGCCCAACAGCCCCTTCTCGCTGATTGCCCGCGGAGCCGGGTCGCTGTTGGTGGGCGGCTTCAACAATACGGAGGGCGCCACCTTCACGGGCATCGCCAGTGCCAATCAAGCGGCGCATCGCACGCTGACGGTCCCCGTGCTGGAGGCTGAAATTGGTGGCTCGTGGCAGCCCACGGAGAACCTGATGTTCTCAGCCGGCTGGCTCTGGCAGGCATGGTTTGACATGGGCGTCTCAGGCGGCACGACCTACAGCGGCAACTTTGCCGAGAGCGACTCCGCGAGCATCATGTCGTTCGACGGTCTCTTCCTCCGCGGGATGTGGCGCTATTAGCGCGCCGTTCGTTCGCCGCCGGCTTTGGAGACAAGCCTATCCCACCACCACCCGCGGGCGGCGAGCGGCATCGGGCTGGGCGCGACGCACCAGCTCTTGCACCATCCAAGGCACGTTGCCTTCGCCCCACAACAAAAAATTCAGGTTCGCCGCCAGCGGCGTCTCGTGCGACCAGCCGAAGATGATCTCCGGCGGTGTGCCGACCCGGCAAAACTCCAGCCCGATCGCCGCGATCACGTGCGACACCGACGCCGCCCCCGATATCCGAATCACTTCCAACTCACCCTCGTGCTCGATCTTCATCAATGGCTGCGGGTGAAACTCGCTCGGATCGCCCAGGTAGACCTGGATGAAAATCAAGAACGTGTCGGGTGGAAGCCGGTGCTTGCGCCGCACGTCGAGGTTCTTTTCCGTCAACGGAAACTGGCCGGGACGGTGCGGCACGAGCACCTGGAACTCCAACTCGCGCACCTCCTCCCATCGCCGGCGCGAGGCCTCGTCGGCGAAGGCAAAGCCGCGAAAACGCAGCTCCGTGCTGCGGATCCAACGCGAAATGCTGGAGGACGTCAGGATGGTGGCCACGAAGGCCATCGCGATCACGATGCCCGAACGATGGTAAAAAATCGCCAGCAACATCATGGTGCTGAAGAATGCGCAGCAGAAGGCGAACGGCCCGGCCACCAGCGTCCGCCAGCGCGACTGCCGCCACGAGCGCGAAACATCGGCCAGCCCCGCCAGCGAAGCGCCGGCCAGCAGTGCCAGCACGCTCGTGGCGTAGGCCCACTGCTGGGCCGAGACGCTGGCATGAAACACGACCGTCACCACCAAGATAATCGTGTTGAAGAGGTGCATCATCAGGCCATAACGACGCGCCCAGGCGAGTTCCATCCCCGCGCGGTGCAGGCTGCCGGGCACCAGGTCGCGCAGGGCGATGATGCTGCTGGCTCCGGCCAGGCAGAGAATCAGCACGGTGCAGAGGTCGTAACCGCTGCCGAACCGGTTGCCGAACCAGGCGTTCAACTCGGCCGAAGGGATCTGCTCGACCAGCTTGCCGCCGTGAGCCATGTAAGACAGGGCCCGGTGCTCGGCGGGTTGCACCAGCCCGACAGGCCCCTTGGGCACCAGCAGCGTGCAGACGAAGACCGATGTGCTGACATAGACGCCCATCAGCACCGCGGCCAGCAGCATCAGCTTGCGCGTGTTGCGAGCGCGCCCGCGCAGATCGTGCGGCCCGGCGCCGCTCCCTTTGACCAGCGGCGCCGCGGTCATGCTCAGCTCGAAACCGCTGATGGCCAGGGCCATTTGGGGAAACGCGACGACCACCAAGGCCAGTAGACGCCACACGAGCGAATGAACGTCGTCGGTCTTTCGCCAGACGCCGCCATGCTCCACGACCTGCGTCCACCACTGCGAAACCAGCTCGCGGTGCTGGGCGATGTGCCACAGCCCGCTGCCGATGACGATGCCCGACATCGCCAGATAAGCGACCGTCACCACCAGCGCCAGCCGCAGGATGTTGCGCGTGAAGCCGCCGTGCAGCAACCACAGCAAGCCGAACGCCAAGATGGAGAGCAGCAGCGTCAGCCCGACGTGTTGCGTCCAATAGGGCGCCACGTGCTGCCAGAGCTTCGGCCCCATCCACTCGCTCACGCGCTCGTCGGCGGGCGTCCACTGAGTCACTACCTCGTGCCAGTGGGGATTGGCCAGTACGTGGATGGAGGCGTCGGCCACCGACAGGCTGCGCGTGAGCACGAAGTCGGCCGCGATAAATCCCATCAGCACCAAGATCACCAGCTTGCCGCCCCAGCCGGGCAAGGTGCGTTCCAGCAGGCCCGTGGCCCCTTGGCCTTGCGGCGAGCGGCCGACGACATAGGCATAGACGGGCAACACCAGCGCCAGCGTCACCAGCACCATGAACAGTGCGGCCAACGGCGCCAGCGGGCCGGCGGCCTCGACGATGATCGAGGGAAGATAGGCCAGCGTGCTGAAGTAATCGAGGCCCACCAGCCCCAGCACCAGCAGCCAACTGCTTGGCTTGATTGGCGGGCGAACGTGCAGCAAGCGACTCATGGATGGTTATTCGCGCATCGGGGCGGAAGATTGCGGCGGAGCGGCGTCGGGCATCAGCCGTCAGGCACCGTCTACTTTAGCAAGCGAAGGAGAGTTGGACAGCCCGCCGCCGGAGACGGACGGGGGGCCGGGGTGTCTTGCTTGGCCCTTCTTTGGCAGGGCGTTGAAATCCTTCGGCCAAGCCGCTACCTTGTGCTGATTCTTCCGCTTGACCCAATGTTTGAGGGGCAGCACGCATGGCGGCACCGACGATCATTACCGAACTCGTGGAGCGGTTCGA contains the following coding sequences:
- a CDS encoding Lpg1974 family pore-forming outer membrane protein encodes the protein MRRPLGRWLLPAAVLAAAATTARAQETDAASAGQPPLYSISSRYAANDRANTFAQPAGPVFSAPSVRTAPSWRGMNWKPPADSVFGGVEYLLVRTHFSEAIAYVQATDTLANGVPTASVQSREINFPYSSAFRTYLGYNFTPSSALQFTYFHLGDSASISATPGAPNQYFVDAYTGRTNFGDSTTSNSSVRLNVFDLDWMGRYSVGDGRLSLRPAAGARWADVRQHNDTSVFAPGGSIIDTGTFNSHFTGFGPHFSLFGQYRLRPNSPFSLIARGAGSLLVGGFNNTEGATFTGIASANQAAHRTLTVPVLEAEIGGSWQPTENLMFSAGWLWQAWFDMGVSGGTTYSGNFAESDSASIMSFDGLFLRGMWRY